Below is a window of Phoenix dactylifera cultivar Barhee BC4 unplaced genomic scaffold, palm_55x_up_171113_PBpolish2nd_filt_p 001570F, whole genome shotgun sequence DNA.
CATGCACTGATATTGAAGATgggtcattatgaatggtgcaACTAGAATAGTTACAATCCTATGACAAAAGGTGGGAAAATTTGACATATATTGCTTTCAAATAGATTTTAAACCTGGGGTGAAGTTAAATTTCTTTATCGTGCCGGCTCCGCCATTCCCCTCAACAATCTCTCCGCTAACAAAAAAGCCAGGCAAGACCTTGGGTAGCAAGTTGTGGTTGTCACAGGCAAACGCCTTCCATAGCCTCTCAATACCGACTGTGACTTCCTGCTTAAGGGTGACACAGCCAGCAACCATCTTGATACAAGGAGTAGCAGAGGAGAAGGGAGGAAGTGTTGAAGGTTTGATATGAAGGAGGGTTTACAAGCTGCTTTGCTTTGCCTGACTTAAAAGAGTGGGGAAGGCTTTTTAtagatgtggagtgattggaGTGATAAAGTGCCGGTCCGTTGTGGGCTTCTAGATTAATTGACCATTGAATGCAAATTGGAGAACAAGTGGGACAGTGTGAGTTTAACCTCATCTAGAAGATTGGAAAGATTGGGCGCTGAAGACTTGACCGGAGATCGCACATGGGATAGACTTAAGAAATCGCTACTTAGACTTGTCTATGCATGGCATTCTAACCATTGACCTTACAGGTTCCATGGCTCAGCTGGTTGCCACCCCACCCTTGAGGTCTCTCTCTTAGAGGAGGTTGGTATTCAAAGTAGATGCCATGTTGCTTGAAAAAAGCTTATAGGGTCCTTGTCGACCAACTCTCCTCATTACTCAGTGATCTTTATCCCATATTTCATCATAGAAAATAAACCCTTGGCAAACACAACAATGGTGTGCATgttagaaagaagaaaaaatatcgGATCTCCAATAATCTATCTTCTGCTCATATATTCCGGGTTTAGATCGGTGGCTTGCTTTTTGGTAAATAGATCATTTGCTTGTTTGTTATTTGTGCCTCAGAGATCGCTGAAATTATTctcaaaacttttcaactatttTTGAGCTCAACCATATACTGAGAAGAAATGCAGGCCTGAAGTGGAAGCtaataaaagggaaaaaattaATGAGCAGCAATTTATTTGGCATTTTCCTAATTGATAATTTACTGGCTAGTTTGTGGATCGGATCGAGCAGTGCACATATGATTGGCAAGAACATGAAGGGATAAGCCATTTATGTACAAATTTAGGTCATCAGCCTCATAACTTATGTACAGAGGCTCATCATCGGATCACAGCCACCAGTATTCCTGCAGTGTAGGGGACAGACAGATGCACTAGTACTAGGGAATTCATGAAAGAGGGTATCTAATATCCAACTACATGATGCGATGCAAGATCTTCTCCTCTCATTCGTATATATCTACTATTCAGAGAAACTATTTTCTTCCAcaaacttttttcttctttgcatTTAGTCCAACCTGTTTGAAGGAATCCTTCCTTAGGTTTGAACAAGTGAACTAGTACAATTGCCATACATGCTAGTGTTGAGAAATAGCAAGAGCTAGAACAGTACAAATTGTAGCAGGCTTGACCACGGGACTAAAGGTCTCATCATAATCTATGCCATCTTGTtgacactacaagaaaattggacattagcgacgctttttttggcctttagcgacgcttttaagcgtcggtaaaaaccatcccgacgctttcccaagcgtcggtaaagcgtcgcctatgctacagtggggaaatattttccgacgctttcaaaagcgtcggaaattagcgacgctttttagcgacgctttaaagcgtcgttaaatctGATTTTAACgacactttaaagcgtcgttagaatattatttttttaaaaaaaatttcttgattttaacgacgctttaaagcgtcgttataatattaattttttttaaaaaaatttcgtgattttaacgacgctttaaagcgttgttagaatattatttttttttaaaaaaaaattcgtgaTTTTTTAGATGGCGGACCTAAATCTAAGCTCCGATCCTTTCCAGTTGGATTAATAGCTTGTGCATTACTTCTCTCCCATATATTGCATGACAAATTATGTAAAAAAATTTTGTTATGCGACAAATGTAATTAGTCGACACAACGGGCACAATGTCCCATATATTGGTTCCTGGGACGAAGACCGATGTGGGGTCCTGGCCCAACACAGTCAAAACAAACACAATGGGCACGCACAACTCAAGTGGTGCTACTGAGAGCCGAGAGATACAAAAGTTCAAACTGACCGGACCCTAGAACATagatgaaaagaaaatttaCCCCATGCAGAGATATCAAGAAGAACCAACTAAAAGACAGAGGAAAAGAGATCAGATTAAATTGATGTAAAACTAAACAAGTTCATAAAAAATGATGCAGCAGCTGCCCATACAAAGTCCTGGATTCTTGATACGGAGATGCTATAAGTCCAAGATCAAACATTTAATACCCACATCAGTAAATAAACTCCTAGCTTTAGACACGCCACCAGCTATACCTAGGGCTCATGAAACTCCCCAAGTACAAAAATTGACAACTACAAAGCTTAAAGCATGATCGAAAGTCAGCCCGCTTGAGTCAAGAGCCCTTCAATAGTCATAAGCTTGCCTTGCACTCGCCACAGCAAGTGGTGGAAGCCAAAATGAAAGAAGCTACAAGGGATTaactatcatcctcatcatcctcctcttcatcatcatcttggTCGCCATCCTCATCATCTTCAGATCCCTTCTGACAAAAAATAGCATAATTGGTCACACATGATTTATTAGTGTGTGCAAATAAGAAGATATTGTATAATACACAGCAATAGCACAGGTCTACAGCAAGCAAAACTCATGTCCATGATTTAATATAGTGCTATACTTGTCTACAGATGATCTCATGGCATTCACTCTTTAATTTACTTGATAGTCATTTGTTAGGTCTCCATGATACCTTATCGAACATCATGATTGCACCGTATTAAAGGCTTAGGAACAGAGGAATGGAACATGAGAATATTCAGGAAGCAAAACACCAGAGATTTcaaaatatatcaaataaaGACTTCTGAAGCCTCAAAGTGGATAGAATTATTAGGAATCATAGGAGTAAATTTTTTTGGGTTGCCTACTCTGTAATTTAGTCAAATTTCCACGGACATCGAGAAAGTCAATTCAAGCCATTGCCAATCACTATTTCTGTAAAAAAGTGCAAAAACATctaaacaaaataacaaataaataaaattaacatgtctaagaataagattgcatcagttgcataaattattaatattaatatgcAGAAGCACTTCTATGGATCAGTAaatattctttttttcaaagtggagaatttggaaaaaaaaaaaagagaatggaTGATGACTATAATATCAGTCACCACACCAAGTAAAGATGCTAGACTAGAGTAGTATATACATCCTTTTTGGctgaatttttttattgaattttataaTGAACACAAAAGCTGAGTGGATCTTAAGCAAAAGACAGAGCACAGAACAAATAAAATGGAACTAAAGAATAAATGAGAGCAGAAGTTTGAGAAATCAAAAATCCTACCCATAGTCGCATAGCCAAAAGCAACTAACTGCTTGTTAGTTACATTCCCAGTGCAATGCATATAAATTTAAACTAGCCCATTTAAAATATAACTCATTGTCAGACCTTAGATACAAAGAGTTCTTTTAGTTCTGAAATACAACCTATACAATAATTATTTCTGGTAAAAGATACAATAATTACACATACAGCAGGAAAACTGAAATTCAAAACAATAATTTTTATATCAAAACACTAAATTTTTTATATCAATCTCTCCAAAGAAATCTTAATTTTAAGTCATCATAATACAACAAGAAGTAAAATAATGATGATTTCAAGAATGAGGGCATAAAGCTTCAGCAGACAAGAACACATGCATATACTTGAGAAGAAAAAACTGTAGTGGAAAATTAGCAACCATTATTTAAAGGTTCCTTTTTAACAATATGATTTATGTAGATATGAGTCAAACACAATGTTTGTTTTAGACGCCCGCACAACATTAAGCTAAAATAAACAGTTTATATCCATATGGATACAGAAAAATAGCAGCACAACTAATGAGGATTGCAGATACAGTGCATAAAATCATAGAAAAGCAAATAGTTTGACTACAAAAGAAATTGGAGCAAAATAGACAAGCAATGGGAGGCCAATATTCATAATAGGTACCCCTTTGACTAAgtcaacagcagcagcagcatcaGAAACTGGCTAGCTTCGTTTAAAACTCAAACAAGTGAGACATTTACctcttcatcatcttcatccCCATCAAAATCCTCCTCATCAGCCTCCTGCATCATCAGATTATTGAAAAGTGCAGAAGAGTCTTAGGTGAACTCAGAAATGATGTTCGGTGAGAAGAAATATCAATATTTGACAAAAGAAAGAGTAATGGATGGAAGGGAGAACACttgcattattaaaatatttcaaagggTTGGGCCATAAATCTTCCTTGATAATCTCTGCCACCTGCATCAGTTTGTTGTAGAGGAAACATAAGCAGACAGAAAATGTATAGGAAAAGAAGCTCGAGGTTTGAACTAATTCAAAAACTGAAAACAGGAATCTGCATACAAGATAGCAGACTTCATAAAATAGGAAGATTAAAAAAACAAGACAAACATCAAGACCAggttatcatataattttttttatgataacagaagcataaaaagaaaaattgatttgaaagATTTGGAATAGTCCAAACTCCAAAACAATCAGTCTTTCCAATGTTACTATGAATTATTACCTCATCTGTTACTCCATCTGAGAAATTTTTCAGTTCAGTTTCACCAAACCAACTAAAGAAACTGCattaaaaaatcaaaacaaagaATGAGAAAACAAGTCAGGCATCCAAGTATCATGCAACATATAATGATACAAAACCATGTTCAACAAATATTACTGTTAGACTTGTGTTCAGTATCTTTCTATGAATAGAACATGAATGTGGTAGAGATGAGAACAATGGAATACATGTGTCCTAATTAGGTTGTAGCCTAATTATAAAGTTactaaaaagagagagattacaAACCGCAGTTAACCAAAAGTCTGGAATGGATTGGATGATTTCATTCCGTTTAATGTAGACAGGTCTGCGAACCTCGTTATATTTCTGTTCCACCTCCAAAACTTTATCACTTGCTTCCTCATTAATCTACAAACATAAATGAGATTAGCAAATCGCAGACACAGGCAAGAGGCATACAGCTTTAGGAAGTGAAACTTGCCATACTCGTAAACAAGTGAGCCAAATCCATTGAGGTTCAATGAGAATAGCAGCACACTCAAGTAACAAAACCAACAAGCAATTCAACCATTTATGCAGCTAACACTTCTTACTTACCACACCTAAGAACATAGTAAATCTATAATCAATGAATGTATATCCAGTAAGATAAACTGTGGAAATCTACAAGTATAGATTGCGATGCTTGCAGTACATGCAATTTCATCAAAGTTTACATATGTGCTGGAGCTTCTGCGCCATTCCGGCTCGCTCGATCAGGACGAGCGAGGGTTCGGTGAGAGGGAAAGAGAGCAGAGAAGGGTTTCCCCTGTTTCTATCCCTCCACCCTCCCACATTAAAGAGCAGTGTAGAACCTGAAGCGTCTTCATGAGAATTTTAGAAGAAATCAGATGTAAAGAATTTTAGAAGAAATCAGATGTAAAGAATTTCTTCTAAAATTCAAAAGGAACAGGGAATTCCCCAGTTATCTTATCTAAACCCTACCTCCAAGAAAAGATGTTAACCACAAAACAGGTTGCAATCTTGATTCTTGAAAAAGAACCAAAAGTCTGTAATTCTTACAATTAGATGAATTCAAGAAATGGAATGAAGCTAACCAGAAGAATGAGAATCGGAGATCAAAGGGAAGCTGCAGTTCCTTGCCGGAGACCCAATCGAGGGCGACGGCGGCGTTGTCCCGCGTCCTCAGGCACTCCCGGCGGAAAGCGACGCGAGGGAGGGAGCGGAAGAAGACGACGAAGATTGTCTCGACGTGGCGGCTCCACccgaggaaaggaaaggatcaCAGCTCTCTCACGATCTCCTTCTCCAGCTGCCTCCGAGCCCTTCGAACATTCCTCGGGGCCTGATCGAACTTTGGATGCCACGAGCCGCGGCCTGGGCCTCCGATGAGGGGAGGGTGAGAGGAGGAGAAGTTCTTGGAGGGAGATGGGGctgcaagggtggatggagaggTGAGGAGGAGATGAAACTTACGAGATGGACGAGGGTCTTGAAACTCACAAACCCAGCCTCCATTTGCCTACATCCATGGCCGCTCATCTCGTCGGACCACAGCCCGCCCGCCGTCACCGCCGTATCCCCAGCTCGGAGGGGTAGAACACCTTTCTCGACGGCCATCGTCGTCCTCGAAGctcggagggggagggggatccAAAGCAGAACAAGTTGGATTGGGGAGGAAGGAGGGGGGGATGGCGGCTGGGTGAAAGGGTTAGGGTTTGCTCCgcgtgcgagagagagagagagagacagagaaggCAGGGGATCGGGGAGGAAAAAGGAGGGATcgggcctccgacgacgctttaaagcgtcgtcgtatccttttggcctccgacgatgctttaaagcgtcgtcgtatcTAAATTTCACCCGCCGCTAACAAAACGCGTCGTCCAATTTCGGCCCCCGCTCGAAATTTGCCGACGCGTTTTGTTAGCGTCGGCGGGGAAGAGTCGGCAAAAccgtattttcttgtagtgtgaTCAAAGCCTTTTGCAACTAATCtggccttaaatctttctatgctTCCATCAGGCTTCTGTTTGATCTTGAGTTTATTTCGAACAACATTGTGACTAGTGGGACGAGGACACAGGGACCATGTACCATTTTCAACCAAAGCATTATATTCAGAATCCATGGCCCAACACCAATCAGGGTTGGTAGCAGCTTGGTTATAGGTTCGAGGTTCAAGTGAAAGCTGGACGGCGAGTAGGGCTCTCAGAGGGTATCATGTGGAGTAGTAGGTATGATAATTAGTGAAGGATTTTGGTTTGAAATTGCCAGTTTGAGATCGAGTGACAATTTGATGTGGGGGAGGATTTTGTGGTTCTGTGAGTGTAATAGGCCTAGGTAAATCGATAATGGATGACGTTGGTGCATGTGATGGAGAATTAGTGTTATCAGGTTCAAGTATAAGCTCAATTTGTGAGGAAATTGGTGAGTTGGGTTGACTGGTGCAGGTTGTAGGCTCAGTTGGTGGATTGGTGTTGGCAGGTAGAGGTGGTACAATATCTGGTAGAGGAGGTATAAAAAATGTACCTGAATGAGTTAACTGCATGGCATGAGTATCTTCAGGAGGTTGAGTTGATGCAGGAGACACACGTGTGTTGGACTCGTGAGCAGGGAAGCAATTCTCATCAAATATGACACTGCGAGATATGTACACTTTGCGAGATTGAAAATCATAGCACCTGTATCCCTTTTGTCAAGAGCAGTAACTAACAAAGACACAGGGGGTTCTACGGTAAGAAAGTTTATTTGGCATGCATGGTCTGAGAAGAGGGAAACacttacatccaaatactctttgACGACGATAATCTAGATGAGATTTGAACAGTTTGAAATAAGATGTTTCATGATTAAAAGTGACAGAAGGAAGTCTATTTATAAGATAGACTGCAGTAAGGAATGAATCAATGCATAAAGATTTTGATAAACCTGATCTAACAAGAAGTGTTAAGCTAGTATCAATGATATGTCTATGTTTACGCTCAACTATGCCATTTTGCTGAGACGTATAGGGACAAGTTAGATGATGGTGAATTCCATGATTTGCAAGAAAATTATTAAATTGATTCGACAAGTATTCACCATTGTTGTCACTTTGGAATTGTTTAATGGTACTCGAGAATTGATTTTCAACAAGGGTCTTGAAGTtgacaaaatagaaaaatacatTAGCTTTATTGAATAAAGGATACAACCAATAAAATCTACTGTAATCATCTATGAATATTACATAGTGTTTGCATCCACTAAGAGATAGGATTGGAGATGTCCACACATCAGAGTGAATTAATTCTAAAGGAGCAGTAGACTTTCTTGTTGAATCCGGAAAGAGGAGTTGATGATGTTTAACCAATTAGCATGAATCGTAGATATGATTTGAGACAGAGACATTTTGAACTGGAAGATGTTGGAATTGAAAGATTCTATTGAGATTGGAAGAGGAGGGATGACCAAGTTGCTTGTGCCACATTGCTCGTGAAGTGTTAACTCCAAAAAGAGCAGTGGACATTTAGCTTTATTCTAAGAGATTTGTTGTTGATGAAGAGGGTAGAGTCCAAGTTTACTGTGTCCCACCAGCAGCACAACCCCTGTATGTTTGTCCTTAATTTTATAGCCACAATTAGAAAACTCAATCAAGACATTATTATCAGCACAGAATTTATAGATTGAAATCAAATTTGTGGAGACATCTGAACAGTGAGCAATGTCTTTGAGGATGAAGGTTTTATGTGGTCCGTGAATGGATGTTAAGCTAATGTGTTTAATAGGTAAGACAGAGGTATTACCTACACCATCGATTGATGTGTTACCTTTTGGAGCCTAAGGATGTTCAAGATTTGCAATATTTGATGTAACATGGGTGTTAGCACTTGCAATATACCATTGATCATTTTGATGAGCAAAATGGGCTCTGGGAGCATTGTTCTATGTAGAAAGGGAGGCAAGTTCCTATGGTGGATGTCTT
It encodes the following:
- the LOC120108822 gene encoding NAP1-related protein 2-like, with the translated sequence MAQKLQHICVINEEASDKVLEVEQKYNEVRRPVYIKRNEIIQSIPDFWLTAKDTEHNFFSWFGETELKNFSDGVTDEVAEIIKEDLWPNPLKYFNNEADEEDFDGDEDDEEKGSEDDEDGDQDDDEEEDDEDDS